A part of Aspergillus flavus chromosome 5, complete sequence genomic DNA contains:
- a CDS encoding nucleotide-diphospho-sugar transferase: MVDQHEGQQDQEKIAALNIYETEHNTNSFECQEEYAKGMIPIRPKHLSFESSDTAKDSSPSLCKEAQVDESPSSPTGSSNIAVLHNRDDVDISTGWRRWVFTLAPLFTIINTAVYFFYLGLRIYCIVMAQRSVDIYYGGAWIFVAVEMAVAIPSMIHNLWTVMAWKKRSRPKLRLTGDKVPTVDVFVTCCGEDDVVILDTVRGACDQDYPQDKFRVIVLDDAKSASLAAAVKELATMYPNIFYMAREKIPGKPHHFKAGNLNYGLEQVQYLPGGANELMAALDADMIPEREWLRAVLPHLLVDAKVALACPPQLFYNTPASDPLGQSLDFFVHIIEPIKDALGVAWCTGSGYIVRREALADIGNFPLGTLTEDVATSTLMLGKGWKTVYIHEPLQFGSVPEDYGGHLKQRTRWAIGTVDTAAKLNFCLWGKNIQHLTFAQRFSGFIYAILNLFTLLLTASLFTIPIILLWGKPLVAYANDDQLHWLIWACFASTIINRLCEATLFSPAGYHTGQRNSRFQLWMAPYIAVCMVRSFILPKWLGGQTQAFKPTGSLASALNERDPKLTKNMFVRLRVMLLNYMVFFHLAFVYVTLIAVIVSSYRCFAIENGARDVIVCLITHAFWPPFAFFFICSSMWTPIAYAINPPIMPDREDLLVRDQKTGVAHPTEESKRIAFGGQAVWFEFEYSAATIATVLVFAYSFFF, translated from the exons ATGGTTGACCAGCACGAGGGTCAGCAAGATCAAGAGAAAATAGCTGCCTTGAACATCTATGAAACAGAACACAACACCAACAGCTTCGAATGCCAGGAAGAATATGCCAAAGGCATGATACCAATCCGCCCAAAGCATCTGTCTTTCGAGAGTTCTGATACTGCAAAAGACTCTTCACCATCCTTG TGTAAGGAAGCCCAAGTTGACGAGAGCCCTTCTAGTCCCACTGGCTCTTCGAACATAGCTGTTCTTCATAATCGAGATGATGTCGATATCTCGACCGGGTGGAGGCGATGGGTCTTCACCCTCGCTCCGCTCtttaccatcatcaacacgGCCGTGTACTTCTTTTATCTTGGTCTGCGTATCTACTGTATCGTTATGGCACAAAGGTCGGTTGACATCTACTATGGCGGAGCCTGGATCTTTGTTGCCGTTGAGATGGCCGTGGCTATACCCTCTATGATCCATAACCTTTGGACCGTGATGgcatggaagaaaagaagcagaccTAAGCTTAGGTTGACTGGAGATAAAGTCCCCACTGTGGATGTCTTCGTCACCTGTTGCGGAGAAGACGATGTTGTTATTCTTGATACCGTCCGTGGTGCGTGTGATCAAGACTATCCACAGGATAAATTCAGGGTTATCGTGCTGGACGACGCGAAATCTGCAAGCCTGGCAGCTGCTGTGAAGGAGCTTGCTACAATGTATCCCAACATCTTCTACATGGCACGAGAAAAGATTCCTGGCAAGCCACACCACTTCAAGGCCGGCAACCTCAACTATGGCCTCGAGCAAGTGCAATATCTGCCTGGAGGAGCAAATGAGTTGATGGCCGCGCTAGACGCTGATATG ATCCCTGAGCGAGAATGGTTGCGTGCTGtccttccccatcttcttgTGGATGCCAAGGTAGCCCTCGCGTGTCCTCCTCAGCTCTTCTACAACACACCGGCCTCCGATCCCCTCGGGCAGAGTCTGGACTTCTTTGTACACATCATTGAGCCGATTAAAGATGCCCTTGGTGTGGCCTGGTGTACCGGATCCGGCTATATCGTTCGCCGGGAAGCTCTTGCAGATATCGGAAACTTCCCTCTGGGGACCCTCACTGAAGATGTCGCAACGTCAACTCTTATGCTCGGCAAAGGCTGGAAAACAGTATACATCCACGAACCGCTTCAGTTTGGGTCAGTACCCGAAGACTACGGTGGACATCTCAAGCAACGTACCCGATGGGCAATTGGGACCGTGGATACAGCTGCCAAGCTGAACTTCTGCCTCTGGGGTAAGAATATCCAGCATCTGACCTTCGCTCAACGCTTCTCCGGATTCATCTACGCAATCCTCAACTTGTTTACTCTCCTTCTCACTGCGTCTCTCTTTACCATTCCCATTATCCTTTTATGGGGTAAGCCCCTCGTCGCGTACGCAAATGATGACCAACTCCACTGGCTCATCTGGGCCTGTTTCGCCTcaaccatcatcaaccgACTCTGCGAAGCCACACTGTTCTCACCAGCAGGCTACCACACAGGCCAAAGAAACTCCCGATTCCAGCTCTGGATGGCCCCCTACATCGCCGTCTGCATGGTCCGCTCATTCATCCTCCCCAAATGGCTCGGAGGTCAAACCCAAGCCTTCAAACCAACCGGATCCCTCGCCTCAGCACTCAACGAGCGCGACCCCAAACTCACGAAGAACATGTTCGTGCGCCTGCGCGTTATGTTGCTGAACTACATGGTGTTCTTCCATCTCGCCTTCGTTTATGTCACTTTGATCGCAGTTATCGTCTCCTCATACCGCTGCTTCGCCATCGAAAACGGCGCCAGAGACGTCATCGTCTGCCTCATCACGCATGCCTTCTGGCCGCCTttcgctttcttcttcatctgcagcTCCATGTGGACGCCGATCGCCTATGCGATCAATCCCCCGATCATGCCAGATCGTGAGGATCTCCTTGTGCGCGATCAGAAGACTGGTGTTGCTCATCCCACGGAAGAGAGTAAGCGCATCGCGTTCGGTGGTCAGGCTGTTTGGTTCGAGTTCGAGTATTCGGCTGCTACTATCGCTACCGTTTTGGTCTTTGCatactctttctttttttag
- a CDS encoding concanavalin A-like lectin/glucanase domain-containing protein, translating to MALPLLVNAGLLALPIAGSIGTLLGIDAHRQATGQRPLFTSEIGNDGSISRNGVTNTRYCDLFNPISPKSEGQLYTLNPNQWGVTDKTEGGLCMNITTIANGSYATMSTAPEFSVTWKFDQETKDQTVHAFPNVQVDNILPASLADIHHLNLDMHWTYGIGNKTVNKTDDAELKDVNTNVALDMFFDDDIKTAKNVSLAKYEMMIWFAGYGEAKPFGYEDGIVKTKDLNGTTFQLYTGQNDLKQEVLTWYAANTTEKFDGDILPLITDLYTLDKGVKLSNTDYLGVLSLGTEAFSSHSNVTFWMPRLSIDIQGPTARTTTAKA from the exons ATGGCTCTTCCGTTGCTCGTCAATGCTGGCCTGCTGGCCCTCCCAATTGCGGGCTCTATTGGAACTCTTCTGGGCATTGACGCCCACCGTCAAGCAACAGGACAGCGACCTCTATTCACCAGTGAAATTGGTAATGATGGAAGTATCTCTCGCAATGGTGTTACCAACACACGATACTGTGATTTGTTTAATCCCATTTCACCGAAGTCAGAGGGTCAACTTTACACAT TGAACCCCAACCAGTGGGGCGTGACAGACAAAACAGAAGGAGGATTATGTATGAAC ATCACCACCATTGCCAATGGCTCCTACGCGACTATGTCAACAGCACCAGAGTTTTCTGTGACATGGAAATTCGATCAGGAAACCAAGGACCAGACAGTGCATGCATTCCCTAACGTCCAGGTCGACAATATTCTTCCTGCTTCACTTGCGGACATCCACCATCTGAACCTCGACATGCATTGGACATATGGAATAGGCAACAAAACTGTGAACAAAACGGATGACGCAGAGCTCAAGGACGTCAATACCAACGTCGCTCTTGATATGTTCTTTGACGACGACATCAAGACCGCGAAGAACGTTTCCCTGGCGAAGTACGAAATGATGATCTGGTTTGCGGGTTATGGTGAGGCCAAACCATTTGGGTATGAAGATGGGATTGTAAAAACTAAAGACCTAAATGGCACGACATT CCAACTTTATACTGGTCAGAACGATCTTAAACAGGAGGTCCTGACGTGGTACGCAGCAAATACGACGGAGAAGTTCGACGGTGATATTCTCCCTCTCATCACTGACCTGTATACCCTCGACAAAGGTGTCAAGTTATCCAACACTGACTATCTGGGAGTTCTGAGTTTGGGTACGGAAGCGTTCTCATCGCACTCTAACGTTACATTCTGGATGCCAAGATTATCCATTGATATTCAGGGCCCTACGGCGCGCACCACTACGGCGAAGGCTTGA
- a CDS encoding signal transduction histidine kinase, with product MSRKVSLDAVVSYIHDALSQEGDSILIPRDVLSTILDAVTQSVNTEKALAWVEADCLSVRSRLEAYKRADDLVVEELCQAREKITAFARNKFSDTQPLVQSRKVSADTPNGIQIAICDVPNEYVQEVPPKEYPVTEWRDDTANTSCKFDKDLAGLPRSLDLYEPFRSGTEVEQIPGRQIDAEAIDASKGDPITEAHYFPKPPSVASSHGFEKHISVRTFDEIIKLKNSIRHMTSIVEKRLEHCISARETVEEAYHSKSELLATMSHEIRTPIHGIIGMAQLGLEAGCLPAVAHDAFNLVHSLGKSLLANINNVLDLSRIEASRMVIESIPFNLGSTVLSTLKPLAVEASKKMTDLTYEVGSHVPQHAIGDPNRLCQILFNLVGNAVKFTNNGRIELSVKTAQQQACAKNQCVLEFSVADTGVGIPPNKLELIFDRFQQADDSVMKQFGGTGLGLAISRKLVSLMGGDIWVRSTVGKGSIFSFTCPLKLESPCATTTEQKKSHRDLVIFYITANGQKSDPICKIITGLGIQVRVFNQHDIQIQELRDQNHLPDALIVESLEMACALRAHGHFGSTPLVLFDPTPSDSLKISIRSAFDLGIVSYITSPCSSESVLSSLLSALQDRPRHLEPSQIMPLSVLIAEDNDICRLVAAKALEKCTNDITVVTNGLQALQAYQNRQFDVIIMDIQMPVMDGLEAVSEIRNYERTHNIKRASIIAITADTIDDDRPRAELDEYVSKPLNPNQLRDVVLTCHSEGAKSPTIGDNMDRGSACEISR from the exons ATGTCCAGAAAAGTCTCTCTCGATGCGGTTGTGTCGTATATTCATGACGCGCTAAGTCAAGAGGGGGATAGTATTCTAATCCCGCGAGACGTTCTTTCCACAATCCTTGATGCAGTGACTCAATCTGTAAATACAGAGAAAGCTCTAGCATGGGTGGAAGCAGACTGTTTGTCTGTAAGAAGTAGGTTGGAGGCTTATAAGAGGGCTGACGACCTTGTCGTTGAGGAGTTGTGTCAAGCGAGGGAAAAAATAACAGCGTTCGCTAGGAACAAGTTCTCAGAT ACTCAGCCCCTGGTGCAAAGTAGGAAGGTTTCAGCTGATACTCCGAATGGCATCCAGATAGCCATATGTGACGTCCCGAATGAATATGTCCAGGAAGTTCCACCGAAAGAATACCCAGTGACGGAATGGAGGGACGATACAGCCAACACCTCATGCAAGTTCGATAAGGACTTGGCGGGGCTACCTAGGAGTTTAGATCTATACGAACCATTCCGCAGCGGGACGGAGGTCGAACAAATACCCGGACGGCAGATAGACGCAGAAGCTATCGATGCATCCAAAGGAGACCCTATAACCGAGGCTCATTACTTTCCGAAGCCACCAAGTGTTGCGTCGTCGCATGGGTTCGAAAAACATATCAGCGTCCGCACGTTCGACGAGATAATCAAGCTCAAAAACAGCATTCGCCACATGACTTCGATCGTGGAGAAACGATTGGAACATTGTATATCTGCCAGGGAAACTGTCGAGGAAGCATACCATAGCAAGTCGGAACTTCTCGCTACCATGAGCCACGAGATCCGCACCCCGATTCATGGTATCATCGGTATGGCTCAGCTAGGACTTGAGGCGGGTTGTCTTCCAGCAGTCGCCCACGACGCTTTTAACCTAGTTCATAGCTTGGGTAAAAGTCTTTTGGCAAATATTAACAATGTTCTTGACTTATCACGCATAGAAGCCAGTCGTATGGTGATCGAGAGTATTCCATTCAATCTTGGCTCAACAGTGCTGAGCACACTAAAGCCGCTTGCAGTTGAGGCGAGCAAGAAGATGACTGACCTTACCTATGAAGTGGGCAGTCATGTGCCCCAACACGCTATTGGAGACCCAAACCGCCTTTGCCAGATTCTCTTCAACCTGGTCGGAAACGCAGTCAAATTCACCAACAATGGGAGAATTGAACTTTCCGTAAAGACTGCCCAGCAGCAGGCGTGTGCCAAAAACCAATGCGTCCTTGAGTTCTCTGTTGCGGATACCGGGGTCGGGATTCCACCAAATAAGCTGGAGCTCATTTTCGACAGATTTCAACAGGCAGATGATTCTGTAATGAAACAATTTGGTGGCACAGGGCTTGGTCTGGCTATATCCAGAAAGCTCGTCAGTCTGATGGGTGGTGACATCTGGGTTCGGTCTACTGTAGGCAAAGGCAGCATTTTTTCATTTACCTGCCCGTTGAAGCTTGAAAGCCCGTGTGCTACCACCACTGAACAGAAGAAATCTCACAGAGATCTTGTTATCTTCTACATCACAGCCAATGGTCAGAAGAGCGACCCGATATGCAAAATCATAACCGGGTTGGGGATCCAAGTGCGTGTATTCAACCAGcatgatatccaaatccAGGAGCTACGGGACCAAAATCATCTTCCGGATGCCCTTATAGTGGAGTCTCTTGAAATGGCCTGCGCTCTACGGGCTCATGGACACTTCGGCTCGACACCCCTTGTATTGTTCGATCCCACACCATCCGATTCCTTGAAGATCTCCATAAGGTCAGCCTTTGACCTGGGTATCGTATCATACATCACCTCCCCTTGTTCTTCCGAAAGTGTTCTGAGCTCCCTACTTAGCGCTCTGCAGGATCGTCCTAGACATCTTGAACCTAGCCAAATTATGCCTTTGTCCGTCCTCATAGCAGAAGACAACGATATCTGCCGACTAGTGGCAGCGAAAGCACTTGAGAAGTGCACCAATGATATCACAGTTGTTACAAACGGTCTTCAAGCGCTCCAAGCATACCAAAACCGACAGTTCGACGTGATCATAATGGATATTCAAATGCCGGTAATGGACGGGCTCGAAGCAGTTTCTGAGATCCGCAATTACGAGAGAACCCACAATATCAAGCGCGCCTCAATAATCGCGATCACAGCTGATACCATAGATGATGATCGTCCCAGAGCAGAACTGGACGAGTATGTATCGAAACCGCTGAACCCAAACCAGCTACGGGATGTGGTCTTGACGTGCCACTCGGAAGGAGCCAAGTCGCCAACTATCGGTGACAACATGGACAGAGGCTCCGCATGTGAAATCTCGAGATAA
- a CDS encoding putative transporter — protein MGSDKVSDVEKPSIVPSQAGQKRGEESESRYQPRTLKFWLIISCNLLSLFVVTLDRTIVSTAIPRITDEFDSLGDIGWYGSAFLLTGATSQLLYGRIYRAYDMKRVFLLSIVIFEIGSAICGAAPNSGAFIAGRAIAGLASAGVFSGCMLIIIPMIPLHKRPMFQGMFGGAFGVSSVMGPLVGGAFTSSVTWRWCFYINLPIGAVTIILLFLIWDPPKSNYEPASIGTHLKRVDPLGMFFFVPAIVSLLLALQWGGSTYSWSNSRVIALFVLFGVLILLFAAVQILRPETATIPARVITQRSMFCAALYTLFISSSMILMVYFLPIWFQTVKLVSPIQSGIYTLPLMLSMVLATFIAGFMTQKTGYYVPAMYICPCVLSVGLGLMSTFNLDTDLSHWIGYQFLSGFGLGFGMQVSGLVVQRVLPFADVPIGIALVFFLQQLGGSVFATIGQSILTNYLMPQLSDIPGLDAREILNNGATNLASVVPSEYMVQVQQAYNGACTKSFLAAMGLSLAGLLASLGMEWKSIKKGKKPEVAVKDMVQRKHQELDGNADASTPPSRLDNKEESLTVNLIFPLSVFIHVLLPSPKATQYPWKPTTPEGEIWQSLPPAISSSAAANLTPEEITSLNLDPSSPNATKLVLLEQALTKKLQCLENAAKPTPLYEKDHPTWQRLKSALFHINRSTGDLEKQESLLLEQVNHPGPKGKDLAALQNLAGLYEEKGEYKKAEKLARETIPALREHPILGSNSPQVLGSLRILIKALAGQGKIGEAEEVIREAEESIENLAEGQFAEHQQEERDALEKVVAGLKK, from the exons atGGGATCAGACAAAGTTTCAGATGTTGAGAAGCCGAGCATAGTGCCGAGTCAAGCAGGGCAaaagcgaggagaagaatCTGAGAGCCGTTACCAGCCCAGGACTCTCAAATTCTGGCTAATCATATCATGCAACCTTCTGTCCCTCTTTGTCGTCACGCTGGATCGGACAATTGTCAGTACTGCTATTCCTCGTATCACGGATGAGTTCGATAGTTTGGGCGACATTGGCTGGTACGGTTCGGCATTCTTGCTCACGGGAGCAACTTCTCAGCTTCTCTATGGCCGAATATACAGAGCTTACGATATGAAGCGTGTATTTTTACTTTCCATTGTGATTTTCGAAATCGGCTCTGCCATCTGTGGTGCGGCCCCCAACTCAGGCGCCTTCATAGCTGGACGTGCTATCGCCGGGCTCGCATCCGCCGGGGTCTTCTCCGGGTGCATGCTTATTATAATACCCATGATACCACTGCACAAGAGACCTATGTTTCAAGGGATGTTTGGAGGGGCCTTTGGAGTCTCCAGCGTTATGGGACCATTGGTCGGGGGAGCCTTCACCAGCTCGGTCACCTGGAG ATGGTGCTTCTATATCAATCTTCCTATCGGAGCAGTAACAATCATActcttgttcttgatatGGGATCCACCGAAGTCGAATTACGAACCTGCATCCATTGGAACCCATCTAAAACGGGTCGATCCCCTGGGCATGTTTTTCTTCGTGCCAGCAATTGTCTCTCTGCTGCTAGCTTTACAATGGGGCGGCTCGACCTACTCGTGGAGTAATAGTCGGGTCATTGCGCTCTTCGTTCTGTTCGGTGTCTTGATCTTACTGTTTGCCGCCGTCCAGATCCTCAGACCAGAGACAGCTACGATACCAGCCAGGGTGATCACTCAAAGAAGCATGTTTTGCGCAGCGCTTTACACCCTCTTTATATCGAGCTCAATGATACTGATGGTCTACTTTCTTCCGATCTGGT TCCAAACCGTCAAACTCGTCAGCCCCATCCAGTCGGGCATCTACACGTTACCGCTCATGCTCAGTATGGTTCTCGCGACATTCATCGCAGGGTTCATGACACAAAAGACCGGATACTATGTCCCAGCCATGTACATATGCCCATGTGTTTTGTCAGTTGGATTAGGTTTGATGTCAACTTTCAACCTCGATACCGACTTATCCCATTGGATCGGCTATCAGTTCCTGTCTGGATTTGGCCTGGGATTCGGAATGCAAGTCTCGGGTCTCGTCGTACAGAGAGTCCTCCCGTTCGCTGATGTACCGATCGGAATCGCACTCGtgttcttcctccagcagcTCGGGGGCAGTGTCTTTGCCACGATTGGTCAATCCATTCTTACCAACTACCTTATGCCTCAGCTCTCCGACATTCCAGGTCTAGATGCAAGAGAGATTCTCAATAACGGTGCTACGAACCTGGCTTCTGTGGTTCCATCGGAATATATGGTTCAGGTGCAGCAGGCGTACAACGGAGCTTGCACGAAAAGCTTCCTCGCTGCAATGGGGCTCTCACTTGCTGGACTGCTTGCGTCTCTTGGTATGGAATGGAAGAGTATtaagaaggggaagaaaccGGAGGTTGCTGTAAAGGATATGGTGCAGCGTAAGCATCAAGAATTGGATGGGAATGC AGACGCCTCAACCCCACCGTCTCGGTTGGACAACAAAGAAGAATCCCTGACAGTAAACCTAATCTTCCCTCTCTCGGTGTTTATTCACGTGCTGCTGCCTAGTCCTAAGGCTACT CAATACCCCTGGAAACCCACCACCCCCGAAGGCGAAATCTGGCAATCTCTCCCCCCAGCCATCAGCAGCAGTGCAGCCGCCAACCTCACCCCCGAAGAAATCACCAGTCTAAACCTCGACCCGAGCTCCCCAAACGCAACCAAACTTGTCCTCCTCGAACAAGCCCTTACCAAAAAGCTGCAGTGCCTCGAAAACGCTGCAAAACCCACTCCTCTCTATGAGAAAGACCACCCCACCTGGCAGAGACTGAAATCCGCTCTCTTCCACATCAATCGCAGTACCGGCGACCTCGAGAAACAAGAAAGTCTTTTACTTGAGCAAGTCAATCATCCCGGACCGAAGGGAAAGGATCTAGCTGCTTTGCAGAATCTGGCTGGACTTTAtgaggagaaaggagagtACAAGAAAGCGGAGAAACTTGCCCGTGAGACGATTCCGGCGCTCCGGGAACATCCTATCTTGGGGAGTAATAGTCCGCAGGTTCTTGGGTCTTTGAGGATCTTGATTAAGGCTTTGGCGGGGCAGGGGAAGATTGgtgaggcggaggaggttatcagggaggcggaggagagtATTGAGAACTTGGCGGAGGGTCAGTTTGCGGAACATCAGCAGGAGGAGAGGGATGCGCTCGAGAAAGTTGTTGCTGGGTTGAAGAAGTGA
- a CDS encoding uncharacterized protein (expressed protein) yields the protein MELSIAVAGLGRMGKRHAHALIYRVPRARVVAVCNTVPEEVVCAKNNEEYK from the exons ATGGAACTCTCGATTGCAGTTGCTGGCCTTGGCCGGATG GGCAAACGCCATGCTCACGCCTTGATCTACCGGGTTCCTCGTGCCCGTGTTGTAGCTGTATGCAACACTGTGCCCGAAGAGGTCGTGTGCGCAAAGAACAACGAAGAGTACAAATAA
- a CDS encoding putative high-affinity glucose transporter, which produces MATDMKKDIQPHVLSEGFSTSEHHETVAIKPDIELQEIPAYGPDGVRGLISSGYVLGAAFLASLGGFSFGYDQGVISIINVMEQFHAVFPQAETAFGKGLMTGMLLLGAFVGCLFMPYLADRISRKWALTVVVVIFDIGAIIQTCAQSYATLVHLAHLVMEGAPLYISEISPPNLRGTLLVLESISIVSGVVISYWITFGTRLIESEVSFRLPFGLQMVCATILGVGIHFFPYSPRWLALVNRQQDCLASLSKLRGLPDTDERVQAEFQGIITEVKFQELIQEKRHPGTHGIKRQLLAWRDLFGRKGWRRTVVGCGVAFFQQFIGINAFIYYAPTLFQSIGQSDEMSLILSGVFNVLQLVTVLVCFLIIDKIGRRPLAIFGGFATGVAYIIIAILSGLYGKDWSAHTAAGWACVSMAFLFILIFGLTYSPLGWALPSEVFPNATRSKGVALSTSTNWLSNFIVGVATPPMMENLGYRTYIFFAVWCVMAGIWALIFVPETSGKTLEEIDDVFGDTSGHEEQEVMRTAALATMRPPVQTTV; this is translated from the exons ATGGCGACGGATATGAAGAAAGACATTCAACCACACGTCCTTTCGGAGGGGTTTTCCACTTCGGAGCATCATGAAACCGTTGCCATCAAACCCGATATAGAGCTACAAGAGATACCTGCCTACGGTCCCGATGGTGTCCGAGGCCTCATCAGCTCGGGTTATGTCCTTGGGGCGGCATTCCTGGCATCCCTAGGAGGCTTCTCATTTGGATATGACCAAGGAGTCATATCCATTATCAATGTCATGGAGCAATTCCACGCGGTCTTTCCTCAAGCCGAGACCGCCTTCGGCAAAGGGTTAATGACGGGGATGCTGTTGCTTGGAGCATTCGTGGGCTGTCTCTTCATGCCATACCTGGCCGATCGAATCTCCCGAAAATGGGCACTGACTGTAGTTGTCGTGATCTTTGATATCGGCGCCATAATCCAAACCTGCGCGCAAAGCTATGCTAC ACTGGTTCATCTTGCTCACCTGGTCATGGAGGGTGCCCCGCTTTACATCTCCGAGATCTCTCCACCCAACCTACGAGGAACGCTCTTGGTCCTGGAGTCTATCTCCATTGTCTCCGGCGTGGTCATCTCATACTGGATTACGTTCGGTACGAGGTTGATCGAGAGTGAGGTCTCGTTCCGTCTGCCATTCGGTCTGCAGATGGTGTGTGCCACAATCCTTGGTGTTGGCATCCATTTCTTTCCCTACTCACCTCGATGGCTTGCCCTCGTCAACCGCCAACAGGACTGTCTCGCCAGTCTTTCCAAGCTCCGGGGCCTGCCGGACACCGATGAACGAGTACAAGCTGAATTCCAAGGGATTATCACTGAGGTCAAATTCCAAGAGCTTATCCAAGAGAAGAGACACCCTGGTACGCACGGTATAAAGCGACAGCTACTCGCCTGGAGAGACCTATTCGGCCGGAAAGGCTGGCGGAGAACAGTAGTCGGTTGTGGAGTTGCCTTTTTCCAGCAGTTTATCGGAATCAACGCATTTATCTATTACGCGCCTACTCTATTTCAGTCAATCGGCCAGTCCGACGAGATGTCACTTATACTGTCTGGTGTCTTCAATGTCCTACAGCTAGTCACCGTCCTTGTCTGCTTCTTGATCATTGATAAGATTGGACGCCGGCCTTTGGCAATCTTCGGTGGTTTTGCAACCGGAGTCGCgtacatcatcatcgccattCTATCTGGGCTATATGGCAAGGACTGGTCCGCCCACACAGCTGCCGGTTGGGCCTGTGTCTCCATggcctttcttttcattctgATCTTCGGTCTCACGTATTCTCCTCTCGGTTGGGCCCTACCATCCGAAGTCTTTCCCAACGCGACTCGATCGAAGGGTGTGGCATTGTCGACCAGCACCAACTGGCTTTCCAACTTCATCGTAGGTGTTGCCACGCCTCCCATGATGGAGAACCTCGGCTATCGAACCTATATTTTCTTCGCAGTCTGGTGTGTCATGGCCGGTATCTGGGCACTTATCTTTGTCCCCGAAACCAGCGGCAAGACCCTAGAAGAGATCGACGACGTGTTTGGCGATACAAGCGGACATGAAGAGCAAGAGGTGATGAGAACCGCCGCTTTGGCGACCATGAGACCGCCAGTCCAGACTACTGTATGA
- a CDS encoding putative glyoxalase family protein (unnamed protein product), producing MITGLAHINLLVPEGSLPEANEFYVQTLGLTARPVPQAQVETTAWFDIAGGPQQVHIAFGVNESLESSRHPCFKIGSLEDLQKLQQRIWDHHVRGGRAAPREADKPGEAISGEMTEEYPTRFFARDFAGNRLEFSL from the exons ATGATCACCGGCCTCGCAcacatcaacctcctcgtTCCCGAGGGGTCTCTTCCCGAAGCCAACGAATTCTACGTCCAAACCCTTGGTCTAACAGCCCGTCCAGTCCCCCAGGCGCAGGTCGAAACGACGGCGTG GTTCGACATCGCAGGAGGACCCCAGCAAGTCCATATCGCATTCGGCGTAAACGAATCGCTGGAATCCTCGCGTCATCCCTGCTTCAAGATTGGATCTCTGGAGGATCTACAGAAGTTGCAGCAAAGAATCTGGGACCATCATGTTCGTGGGGGACGGGCTGCGCCGAGAGAGGCGGATAAGCCAGGGGAGGCTATTTCTG GTGAGATGACGGAGGAGTATCCGACACGGTTTTTTGCGAGGGATTTCGCAGGGAATCGGTTGGAGTTTAGTTTGTAG